The following proteins are encoded in a genomic region of Notolabrus celidotus isolate fNotCel1 chromosome 19, fNotCel1.pri, whole genome shotgun sequence:
- the prrc2b gene encoding protein PRRC2B isoform X1 has protein sequence MSDRLGQITKSKDGKSKYSSLSLFDKYKGKSIENQKNAVVPRHGLQSLGKVATARRMPPPAHLPSLKSENKGNDPNVIIVPKDGTGWANKQEQPEQKSSIASIPQLPQLQPQLALQKSVSNLQKPLPVANQENTNTGGPKQWAQLNGKAVEQDGSRVSNRLQPFSHEEFPTLKAAGEQDRAGKERSGFDPSYGPGPSLRPQNVTSWREGGGRNLQPSSLTLGLPADPEGKITALGETGTPPVPSHPPSATGTTPSSVVTAQSPVLDPKEPSLRPAQPVRRTTVPTALQYQLHHTSTAVYHDMLPAFMCSKDTREAPGTDNVPTTVAAPARFDSKPPMRQNYAKPELVNGDVKRENRFVRPPPRLSSQPIRRPGDRPQRPAIINPEDLKDLDELDNECEDGWAGLHEEVDYSEKLKFSDDEDQDLSDKNKMWTEWERERERENCQSSLSSGEASYPQEGLEEGYSYPHHHHEPSRKTNSRYPPTDAQPQQKTQRESPADPEDHQRQAQAQAQAQAQGPARAKYMSPELSEAVERARRRREEEERRAREERLAACAEKLKRLDEKFGKTERQLSRPEEGQKEGEGKEAPLSPQSKGNHETWQYSTKDGSDVPPDHSSSHSYREEPGFSNYRGSEDESQEPSSPSEEYSGPHPSKPIPPRFQKQPQQQQQQQHHQQQQQQQQQQQQQQQQQQQQQQQQQQQQQQQQQQQQQEQAYKMQHWQQQSGHPPSSGSSHSQRGYYPPHVLGFDPRWMMMPPFMDPRMTQGRSPVDYYPGAVHSSAGMMKPMMHQDHLNSPGSDEGCHPNVHQERRTPSTEPYPMWNQDGYPLRSFTPPYQRQHESSDSGQLDDRSDLAGSQQDSYEDRGNECLTQDDLPHHGYQSRGSEREHRHPDQGLLTTAQNLSQNHADGDYPKQDSRDKHLKDGPESHDEILEGSKDNWKRDGGQKQDERLSSAQGQWSEASSSSSSSVSQPSETSGRTLIRRTGPIKKPVLKALKVEDKENEKPKPEPEEKTVPYRLEKEILTNVYDLKKDNQPASNRRSASPVVEKQPEERQRQSPAPTKTERPLSTHSDDSPKESTWECNKSQSPRESQESREAHAPRRNNWIFIDEEQAFGSVRGTGRGRSRGFREFNSRGGTRGGRGGDNLRGAYNNNNNRSEAQRAGRGRATPRDLVKAEEFQRGKPRRRNVSETLSEASEYEELPKRRRQKGSENGEGYTDSGEARKADRESWRSNKVYTDDQAAQDPRDKTKSSRSFGGRMLPPRLNTTGGYNRGFGGSREMSSWRGRGPQFSGSGGSMQENGYGPGAETTYSRRPPVEREALKYAPKFTGSFMENGTEEREGEYYFDNDNPDRQMLRRRRPPRQDKPPRFRRLRQEREPGSNQWTSEEYVNGDFANPWPTRPKGSGEESWPSGHYTGGRPNQHGQAEEWETGSENSDFGDWREKRGGSGGPAPQGHGDIPSDSGHSEPGSGEKRELCKRSFSSQRPLVERQNRKGEPSMLETGKMVRTPEPPNSSNRSDSWQNGGSCTSRGPDESGQVYSIEQPDERESSEPSGKKLDKELKQGPVKTDMVEPLSQYEISSYPLEGDIGGPVSTPDGFQDALSKKQRRPQEDERRRKEQVAAVPVKNRTITSKIPPRFAKKQGSMSLEQPEEALTSNNLGTEIWETNSSALSVQSSGGDSWTKQVSYTGSEPNSEDSDAGPEHTKEQHKPGPIGNERSLKHRKGSEGVDRLEGGPITPVNGVDLHGDSVLPVPPIEFGVSAKDSDFSLPPGSTPVPVSNPVNKLQDALTTNTALNQSIPMLRSNHLQPGINLNPISFPSADLTLKMESARKAWENSQSLPEQGSPGGGASGVQPPCSVGSSSGVSYSSFGGVSMPQMPVASVAPSMSMQGSHIPPLYLDGHVFPSQPRLVPPTMTQQQTYQQAAAAQQIPISLHTSLQAQAQLGLRGGLPVSQSQEMFSSIPPFRSQVYMHPNLSQPSPMVLSGGAPLKGPYSAFPGMQPSDMVKQQSGSHYQPMNGSQQLVYDSQMNQGPGMSSSQLMDSQLIQVTMPLPGSQLRYGSAQQHLILPQSIQLQQGQNLSVGAPRRMLPPGSQAAVMTGSRELSLPISIFSPFSQGSQMEMKGFQFSDKPSHSQGMPVGSYRPGSASPSGKPSGPGGPVGPLPTHFAQQVPTAQGSMVMHMRPPTTGPFPNPIQRPVMQVNKPVIIRSPPYPNPGRDPSHSTPPSAPEPPVKGPEDGMKNKTLRDVRKAVDEIKTPPGGMTSKLQEPLPSTGQAKPARTGAIKPQAVKVEEGKA, from the exons ATCCTGAGGGTAAGATCACTGCCCTGGGTGAGACCGGCACCCCTCCGGTCCCATCTCACCCGCCCTCTGCCACCGGCACAACCCCCTCCAGCGTAGTGACGGCTCAGTCTCCGGTCCTCGACCCTAAGGAGCCCTCCCTGCGACCCGCCCAGCCTGTCCGCAGAACAACCGTCCCCACTGCCTTGCAGTACCAGCTTCACCACACCTCCACTGCTGTCTATCATGACATGTTGCCTGCATTT atgTGCTCCAAAGACACACGTGAAGCCCCGGGCACAGACAACGTTCCCACCACTGTTGCAGCCCCCGCCCGATTTGACAGCAAACCCCCCATGAGACAGAACTACGCCAAACCGGAACTCGTCAA TGGTgatgtgaagagagagaacCGCTTTGTCCGCCCTCCACCTCGACTGTCTTCTCAGCCCATCCGCAGGCCTGGCGACAGACCGCAGCGCCCAGCCATCATCAATCCAGAGGACCTGAAGGATCTGGATGAGCTCGACAATGAGTGCGAGGACGGATGGGCCG GACTCCACGAAGAAGTTGATTACAGTGAGAAGCTCAAGTTCAGTGATGACGAAGATCAAGACTTGAGTGATAAAAACAAGATGTG GACCGAATGggagagggaaagggagagagagaactgCCAATCCTCCCTCAGTTCAGGTGAGGCATCTTACCCCCAGGAGGGCCTCGAGGAGGGTTATTCTTACCCACATCACCACCACGAGCCTTCCAGGAAGACCAACAGCAGATATCCCCCCACGGATGCCCAG CCCCAGCAGAAAACTCAAAGAGAGTCACCAGCTGACCCAGAAGATCACCAGCgccaggctcaggctcaggctcaggctcaggctcagggtCCAGCAAGGGCGAAGTACATGTCACCCGAGCTGTCCGAGGCCGTCGAGAGAGCCCGCAGGCgccgggaggaggaggaaaggcgTGCCCGAGAGGAACGTCTGGCCGCCTGTGCTGAGAAACTCAAAAGGCTGGATGAGAAATTTGGGAAAACTGAAAGGCAGTTGTCGAGGCCAGAGGAGGGGCAGAAGGAAGGAGAGGGCAAAGAGGCTCCACTCTCCCCGCAGAGTAAAGGCAACCATGAGACCTGGCAATACAGCACAAAGG ATGGAAGCGATGTTCCTCCAGATCACTCCTCCAGCCACAGTTACCGTGAGGAACCAGGCTTCTCTAACTACCGTGGCAGCGAAGATGAAAGCCAGGAGCCCTCCTCCCCGTCAGAAGAGTACAGTGGACCTCACCCGTCCAAACCCATACCGCCCCGCTTCCAAAagcagccgcagcagcagcagcagcagcagcaccaccagcagcagcagcagcagcagcagcagcagcaacaacagcagcaacaacaacagcaacaacagcaacaacaacaacaacagcagcaacagcagcagcagcagcagcag CAGGAACAAGCATACAAAATGCAGCACTGGCAGCAGCAGTCGGGCCACCCTCCCTCATCTGGCTCAAGCCACAGCCAGAGGGGCTACTATCCACCACACGTCCTTGGGTTTGATCCCCGCTGGATGATGATGCCACCATTCATGGATCCTCGCATGACCCAGGGAAGATCTCCTGTGGACTACTACCCTGGTGCTGTCCACTCTTCAG CAGGAATGATGAAACCCATGATGCATCAAGACCACTTGAACAGTCCTGGTTCAGATGAGGGATGTCATCCCAACGTGCACCAGGAGAGACGAACCCCTTCCACTGAGCCTTACCCTATGTGGAACCAAGATGGCTACCCATTACGTAGCTTCACTCCCCCTTACCAGAGACAGCATGAGAGCTCAGATAGTGGCCAGCTGGATGACAG AAGTGATCTGGCCGGCTCTCAACAGGACTCCTACGAAGACCGGGGCAACGAGTGCTTGACTCAAGACGATCTCCCCCACCATGGTTACCAGAGTCGAGGCTCTGAAAGAGAGCACAGACACCCTGACCAAGGCTTACTCACCACTGCTCAAAACCTCTCCCAGAATCACGCAGATGGTGATTACCCAAAACAAGACTCTAGAGACAAGCACCTGAAAGATGGCCCCGAATCCCACGATGAGATCTTGGAAGGCTCAAAAGACAACTGGAAAAGAGACGGGGGACAGAAACAAGATGAAAGACTCAGCAGTGCTCAAGGCCAGTGGTCCGAAGCAAGTTCCAGTTCCAGTAGTAGTGTCAGCCAGCCGTCTGAGACCAGCGGACGCACATTGATTCGCAGAACTGGACCCATCAAGAAACCAGttctcaaagctcttaaagtGGAAGACAAAGAGAATGAGAAGCCTAAACCTGAGCCTGAGGAGAAGACTGTCCCGTACCGCCTGGAAAAAGAAATCCTTACTAATGTTTACGACCTAAAGAAAGATAACCAGCCAGCGAGCAACAGACGCTCGGCCTCACCCGTTGTTGAGAAACAGCCGGAAGAAAGGCAGCGTCAGTCACCAGCTCCTACCAAGACAGAGAGGCCCCTGAGCACCCACAGCGACGACTCCCCCAAAGAGAGCACCTGGGAATGCAACAAGAGCCAGTCACCCAGAGAGAGTCAGGAGAGCCGGGAGGCCCACGCACCACGGCGCAATAACTGGATCTTCATAGATGAAGAGCAGGCCTTTGGTTCAGTCAGGGGAACAGGCAGAGGCCGAAGCCGAGGCTTCAGGGAGTTCAACTCTAGAGGTGGAACCCGCGGTGGCCGAGGTGGAGACAATCTCAGAGGAgcttataacaacaacaacaacaggagtgAAGCTCAGCGCGCAGGCAGAGGCCGAGCAACCCCCAGGGACCTCGTCAAGGCGGAAGAGTTCCAGAGGGGCAAGCCAAGAAGGAGAAATGTCAGCGAGACTTTGAGTGAAGCCTCTGAGTATGAAGAACTGCCCAAGAGGCGACGCCAGAAGGGATCTGAGAATGGAGAAGGTTACACAGATTCTGGAGAAGCCCGTAAAGCTGACAGAGAATCTTGGAGGTCCAACAAGGTGTACACAGACGACCAGGCGGCCCAAGATCCCCGAGATAAGACAAAGTCCAGCAGGAGCTTTGGAGGCCGCATGCTACCTCCCAGACTGAACACTACTGGAGGTTACAACCGAGGCTTTGGAGGATCCAGAGAGATGTCTAGCTGGAGGGGCCGTGGACCCCAGTTTAGTGGCAGTGGTGGCTCCATGCAAGAAAACGGTTACGGCCCTGGAGCCGAGACTACATACTCCCGCAGACCCCCTGTTGAGCGCGAGGCTCTAAAGTATGCCCCCAAATTCACCGGCTCATTCATGGAAAACggcacagaggagagggaaggagaatACTACTTTGACAACGACAACCCCGACAGGCAGATGTTAAGAAGACGGCGTCCACCCCGTCAAGACAAACCTCCACGATTCCGCCGACTACGCCAAGAGCGCGAGCCCGGCTCAAACCAGTGGACAAGCGAAGAGTACGTTAATGGAGACTTCGCAAACCCTTGGCCAACTCGCCCCAAAGGCAGCGGTGAGGAAAGCTGGCCCAGCGGCCACTACACTGGCGGACGACCCAACCAACATGGTCAGGCGGAGGAATGGGAGACGGGATCTGAGAACAGTGACTTTGGTGACTGGAGAGAGAAgcgaggaggaagtggaggccCCGCACCGCAGGGTCACGGTGATATTCCCTCTGACTCCGGTCACAGTGAGCCAGGCTCTGGTGAGAAGAGGGAGCTTTGTAAGAGAAGCTTCTCCAGCCAGAGGCCACTGGTGGAGCGGCAGAACAGGAAAGGAGAGCCTTCAATGTTGGAGACGGGCAAGATGGTGCGCACACCTGAGCCACCAAACTCCTCCAACAGGAGCGACAGCTGGCAGAACGGAGGGAGTTGTACAAG CAGAGGTCCTGATGAGTCAGGCCAAGTCTACAGCATAGAACAGCCGGATGAGAGGGAATCCAGTGAGCCCTCTGGGAAGAAACTAGACAAAGAGCTGAAGCAAGGACCTGTCAAGACCGACATGGTTGAACCTCTGTCCCAGTATGAGATCAGCAGCTACCCAC TCGAGGGAGACATTGGGGGACCAGTTTCGACTCCAGATGGATTCCAGGATGCCCTGTCCAAAAAGCAAAGGCGCCCGCAGGAAgatgagagaaggaggaaggaacAAGTAGCCGCA GTGCCGGTGAAGAACAGGACTATCACATCCAAGATACCACCACGCTTTGCCAAAAAGCAAGGCAGCATGAGCCTGGAGCAACCTGAGGAGGCGCTTACCTCCAACAACCTGGGAACAGAAATCTGGGAGACAAACAGCTCAG cTCTTTCAGTTCAGTCTTCAGGAGGAGATTCATGGACTAAACAGGTCTCCTACACTGGAAGTGAACCAAACTCTGAG GACTCTGATGCCGGCCCCGAGCACACTAAAGAGCAGCACAAGCCGGGACCCATCGGAAATGAGCGCTCCCTAAAGCACCGTAAAGGCTCCGAAGGCGTCGATCGTCTGGAAGGTGGGCCCATCACACCGGTCAATGGTGTGGACCTCCACGGGGACTCTGTGCTGCCTGTGCCGCCCATCGAATTTGGAGTCAGTGCCAAAGACTCTGATTTCAGCCTGCCACCCGGCTCCACCCCGGTGCCCGTGTCCAATCCTGTCAACAAGCTTCAGGATGCACTAACCACCAAT ACCGCCCTCAATCAGAGCATCCCCATGCTGCGATCCAATCACCTGCAGCCAGGCATAAACCTCAACCCTATCTCTTTCCCCAGTGCTGATCTCACACTCAAG ATGGAATCAGCCCGTAAAGCTTGGGAGAACTCTCAGTCCCTCCCTGAGCAGGGCTCTCCTGGCGGTGGAGCCTCTGGGGTTCAGCCTCCCTGCAGTGTCGGCTCATCCAGTGGCGTCAGCTACAGTTCATTTGGAGGAGTTTCCATGCCTCAGATGCCCGTTGCTTCTGTTGCACCTTCCATGTCCATGCAAG GTAGTCATATTCCTCCGTTGTATCTGGATGGTCATGTCTTTCCTAGCCAGCCACGCCTCGTTCCTCCCACCATGACTCAGCAGCAGACTTACCAACAG GCGGCTGCAGCCCAGCAGATCCCCATCTCCTTACACACATCTcttcaggctcaggctcagctGGGGCTCCGTGGAGGTCTACCTGTCTCTCAGTCACAAGAGATGTTCAGCTCTATTCCCCCCTTCAG GTCCCAGGTCTACATGCACCCCAACCTATCTCAGCCCAGCCCCATGGTGCTGTCTGGTGGAGCCCCTCTGAAGGGGCCGTACTCTGCTTTCCCTGGCATGCAGCCCTCAGACATGGTCAAGCAACAGTCCGGCTCACACTACCAGCCCATGAACGGCAGCCAGCAGCTTGTCTACGACAGCCAAATGAACCAGGGGCCCGGGATGAGTTCCTCCCAGCTGATGGACTCGCAGCTCATTCAG GTGACCATGCCGCTGCCCGGCTCTCAGCTGCGCTACGGCTCAGCTCAGCAACACCTCATCCTCCCGCAGTCCATCCAGCTGCAGCAGGGCCAGAACCTGTCTGTAGGAGCTCCCCGCAGGATGCTGCCGCCTGGCTCCCAGGCTGCTGTCATGACCGGCAGCCGAGAG CTTTCATTGCCGATCTCCATTTTCTCCCCCTTCTCTCAGGGCTCACAGATGGAAATGAAAGGGTTCCAGTTCTCTGACAAGCCCAGTCATTCCCAAGGCATGCCTGTGGGGTCCTATAG GCCTGGGTCTGCCAGTCCAAGTGGGAAGCCCTCTGGCCCTGGGGGGCCTGTAGGTCCTCTGCCGACACATTTTGCTCAGcag GTCCCTACCGCTCAGGGCAGCATGGTGATGCACATGCGCCCCCCCACCACTGGCCCTTTCCCCAACCCCATCCAGAGACCCGTCATGCAGGTTAACAAACCTGTTATCATCCGCTCCCCCCCTTACCCCAACCCCGGCCGCGACCCTTCCCACTCCACCCCTCCCTCTGCCCCTGAGCCCCCTGTTAAGGGGCCAGAGGATGGCATGAAG AACAAAACCCTGCGAGACGTACGCAAGGCAGTGGATGAGATCAAGACACCACCCGGGGGCATGACCAGCAAACTCCAGGAGCCCCTGCCCTCCACAGGGCAAGCCAAACCAGCACGCACTGGAGCCATCAAACCCCAGGCTGTCAAAGTAGAGGAAGGCAAGGCATAA